A region of the Romboutsia hominis genome:
ACAAAGAGCTTGGATTGCCATGGCACTAGCTCAACAAACAGATATACTTATACTTGATGAGCCAACAACATATTTAGACTTAGCTCACCAATTAGAAGTATTAAAGTTATTAGAAGAATTAAACAGAAAACAGGGAACAACTATTGTTATGGTAATACATGAACTTAACAATGCAGCTAGGTTTGCAGACTATATGATAGGTGTTAAAAAGGGTAAAATAGCATGTCAAGGTAGTGCACATGAGGTTATGACAAAGGAAAATCTTAAAGAGTTATTTAATATAGATGCTGAGATTGTTGAAGATCCTAGAACTCAAAAACCAGTATGTATAACTTATGACATGGTGGTATAGGAGTAATTTATGGAAAGTCAACAAGCTTTAAAAGAAGATAAAATAGGAAGGTTACTACTTAAGTATTCAGTACCTGCTATATTAGCAATGATGGTAACATCTTTATATAATACAGTAGATAGAGCTTTTATAGGTTCTATTAAGGATGTAGGAGCACTTGCTATATCTGGACTTGGAGTGACAATGCCTTTATTTACAATACTAGGAGCATTTTGTGTAGGAATTGCTATTGGAGGAAGTACTAATATATCTATAAAGCTCGGTGAAGGTAATAAAGAAGAAGCTGAAAGAATATTAGGAAATACATTTGCTTTAGAAATAGTTGTTGCTATAGCAATAATGATAATAGGGGCATTCTTTTTAGATGATATACTTTATATATTTGGAGCTAGTATTGATACTATTAAATACGCAAGAGATTATATGAGTGTAATATTCTTTGGTACATGGTTTAATTTACCAGGGTTTGCACTTAATAGTGCTATAAGGGCAGAAGGAAGACCTAAGCTAGCTGCTACGATGATGATAATAAGTTGTATTCTTAATCTAATATTAGACCCTATATTTATATTTGGATTTGATATGGGAATAAAAGGTGCAGCTATAGGAACTATAATGTGTCAACTGTTAGTATTTATATGGTCTACCTATTATTTTACACTAGGAAAATCAAATCTTAAGCTAAAAATCAAAAATATTAGGCTAGAAAAAAGACTTTTAAAAGCTATTATATTAATAGCATTAACTCCATTTTTTATGGAACTAGCATCAGGTTCTATACATCTAGTAACAAACAGAGTACTGAAAATATACGGTGGAGACTTAGCAATAGGAGCTATGACAACCATAACATCTATATACTTGATTTTCTTAATGCCTGTATTTGGATTAAGCCAAGGAATGCAAACTATAATTGCATATAATTATGGAGCTAAGCAATATGGACGTACTAAAAAGGCATTGTTAATAGCTATGTTAGTAGGAACAATAATATTAACTTTTGGGTTTATATTTATTAGATTATTCCCAGAGTTATTCATCAGTATATTTACAAATGACAGTAAACTTACTGAGTTAGCTATGAATGGAGTAAATATATATACATTTACATTACCAACAATAGGTATTTCTATTTTGGGAGCAGTATATTTCCAATCAATAGGTAGTGCAAAGATATCTATGTTTTTAAGTTTATTAAGACAAGTTATAATATTAATACCTGTTATACTTGTAGTACCTAGAATATACGGATTAAATGGAGTATGGGCATCACAACCAATAGCAGATGTAAGTACTATGATTATAGTAGGTATATTTTTATTAAGAGAGTTTAAAAAAGTAAATAAATTTTAAAAGAAAACACCCATATCAATATTTGATAGGGTGTTTTTACAATGTACCATAAAATGGTAGTTACAAAAAAGTGCCTAATTGTTAATGTCAATTAAATTTGTTATATTAAACATATAAATATAATGAAAGGATTTTAAGTATTAAATGTACTTAGAAATAGGCATAAGATTATGACTGATAAATTAACTTACAAAATACAAAATTTACTTCTTACAAATGAATATACAGATATAAAAGTAAGCAGCAAAGTAAATGGTGAAGAAATGAATATAAAAGAGGCTAATATAAAATTTAGATATGAGCCTAAAGAAGATAAAGGATATCTAAGTTTTGGAGAATGTAAAAATACTACTGTATGTGAAGTAGAAGACAGTGCTATAGATGAGATAGTAGTATATGATGATTCTTTACGTATAGAAACAAAAGAAAAGACATATTACTGTTATAAAGATAGCGATAAGATGTATTTTTAATAATATAACGTTTAGTTAGGTAATGAGCGAAATTTAATCTAAAAGTATTAAAGGTAAAAGAAGATGCTACCATAGTCTTATGATAATATCTTCTTTTATTTTTATTCGGAATCAAAAAACTCTAAAATCTCACTCTAAAAATAATAACTATGGACAAGTTAAATTATATTTTTAGCAAAAGGAATTTTATATAATTGTGATATTGTTTTAAGTTTAAATAATTTACAAATAAAATATTATATTATATAATATAATAAAATAATCAAGCTAATAATTAAAATGTGCTTATAAATTAAGATTATATGCTGGATAAGAAGTGAGCTTTAAGCTTGCAACTTATCCAGCTTTTTATATCATAAATAAGTTATTAACATAAGGAGGAAAGAGAATATGAGTGTTTTTGTGAAAGAAAAATCTTTTTATAAAGATGTACTAAAAATTAGCATACCGATAGCTATGCAGGGACTTATAAATGTTGGTGTAAGTATGACAGATACTATGATGTTAGGCTCTTTTGGGGAGATAACACTATCAGCAGCATCCTTAGCGAATCAATTTTGTTTTATATTTTTAATTATTAACTTTGGACTAGGTGGAGGAGCAGGTGTATTATCTGGTCAATTTTGGGGCAAGAAGGATATAAATTCCATTAACAAAGTATTATCAATATTGATAAGAGCTAGTATAGCTTTTGCTATAATTTTCTTAAGTTTATCACAGTTTATGCCAGATAAAATAATGTCTATATATACTAGTGAATTACCTGTGGCAGATCAAGGAGTAATGTACCTTAAGATAATATCATTATCATTTATATTCCAAGGAATATCTACTACAGTAAATATTTTGTTTAGAACAGTAGGGTCAGTTAAAGTTGCTTTATTTGCATCTTTAACATCTTTTGGATTTAATATTTTTCTAAATTGGGTTTTAATATTTGGTAAATTAGGCGCACCAGAACTTGGAATACAAGGAGCAGCAATAGCTACTCTTATAGCTAGAATTATAGAATTTACAGTGGTAGTTACTTACTTATTTAAGATAGATAAAAAACTTAACTTCAAATTAAAGTATTTACTTACTTTAGATAAAGAGCTACTTAAAAGTTATATAAAAATAGGTGGACCTGTTTTAGTAAGTGATCTTATACTTGCTCTTGGTCTTAACATGGTATCTGTAATAATGGGTAGAATGGGTTCAGACATGGTGGCAGCTAACAGTATATCTGCTGTTGTCCTACAGTTTACTAATGTATTTTTAATGGGTGTATCTAATGCAAGTGGAGTTATTACAGGCAATACTATAGGTAAAGGAGATTATGAATCAGCATATAAAAGAGCTGTTACGTTCTTGGCTATGGCTATTATATTAGGGGGATGTTCAGGAGTAGTTATATTTAGCCTTAAATATATTGTAATAGATTTTTATAATATATCAGATTATACTAAATCTATTGCCTATCAATTAATGAACTCAACGTCAGTTTTAGTAGTATTTATGTCTGTAGCAACACTTCTTACAAAAGGGGTACTTAGAGCTGGTGGAGATACTAAGTTTTTAATGATTGCGGATGTATTATTTTTATGGATTATATCTATTCCACTAGGATATGTAGCTGGGATTGTTTTAGAATTACCTCCAGGAATAGTTCTTATTGTATTAAAATCAGATGAGATTTTAAAGGGAATTTGGTGTGTGTTTAGATTATTTAGCAAAAAGTGGATTAGAGATATTGATTATAAAGAAAAAGATAATAAAAATCTAGAGGCTTGTGTTAACAATTAATATATAAAAAGATACTACAATAAATTATGTAGTATCTTTTTTGTATAAAGGATTATAGGAGATTTAGTCGAATATATTATCTACTAACACTAAGTCAAAGGGGATGACAAGTAAAATAATGAATAGAGTTGATGAAAGAGATACAATGTTTGCTAGATCAAACTATGAAAAGGGTAGTGAGGCTTATGTAGATTACTACTCGAGAAATCCTGAAAAAAAGGATATAGATGATAGCATAAGAACTAGACCTTATCTATGCAGTGAGGAAAGTATGACGTATAATCCAACAAATTCACCAATGGCTTTGTCTGCATTTGAATTTTTATCAGACATAAAGCACTTATGTGAAAACAAACCTAAACCAGAAAAGGTAAAAGTAAATAAAAAAATAATAACTAAGAAAATAAAGGGGTTTGCAAAACAGTATGGAGCTAAATTAGTAGGGATAACAGAATTAAAAGACTATCATTATTATACTCATAGAGGAAGACATGAAGAAAATTATGGTGAAGAAATAACTAATCATCACAAATATGGAATAGTATTTGCAGTAGAGATGGATAAAGATATGATAAATAGAGGACCTATGATAGCAGAAGTTATAGAAACTAGTAAGTGCTATGTAGATGCATCTATAGTTGGGATGGTACTTAGTTATTACATAAGAAACCTAGGCTATGAAGCTAGAAATCATATGGACTCGAATTATTTATTGATGCCAGTTAGGGTGGCAAAAGATGCTGGACTTGGACAGATAGGAAGAAATACTATTTTAACTACTAAAGATTATGGCTCAAGAATAAGACTTGGAGTGGTAACTACAGATTTAGAATTAGATGTAGATGAGCAAATAGATTTTGGGCTAGATGACTTCTGTAAATTGTGCAACAAGTGTGCACATTTTTGTCCTTCGCAATCTTTATCCAATAAGCCAGATAAAGATTCTTGGGTAATAGAGCAAGAATCTTGTTACATAAAATGGTTGTATATGGGGACAGATTGTGGGATGTGTATATCAGTATGTCCATTTGCACAAGAGTTAGAAACTATAAAAGAAGTAAATACTTTTAAAGATAATCAAGAACTTATAAAAAAGGCTCTTGATGAATATAAAGAAAAGTTTGGTAAAAGACCTTTCGTTCCAGGAAATCCTGATTGGTTAAGGTAAACATATTGAATTAAAATAAGCTGTAGGTAAAGTTGTATTAAACAAACTTATCTACAGCTTTTATAAATTTATTTAATCATCAAAATCCTTATACAAAGAGTACTCATTACAATCTATAAAATAAATTTTTTCTATATCTTTTATATAAAGTTTATTTATGTCATCTGTATAAGAAAAGCTAACTCCAATACCACAGTTAGAGCTTAAATTTCTGGGAACTGGAGAAGACTCATTTTCCATACCACTTTTAGTTAAAAATCTAGAAAATTTAATAGCGCAAGAATGAGTAAACTTTTTATATTTTGACAAGCAGCATTATTATCTACCAAAACTTCTACACCTTAAGGATTTTCTTCTAAACCCTTCTTAGCCATGAGTACAGGTTGAAGACAAGAATATCCTCTAGCATCTATTTTTTTAGCCAATACTAACATCTACTTTTAATTTATTTTTTATATCTTTATCAGCCTTGCAACTGTAATATGAAATGATACCAAGTATAAAAAAGCATACAATCACAGCTATTTGACTATTAGATGTAGGTCCTTTTGAAGAAGATGCTAATTGGAAGTTGTGACAAAAAGCTGCTCCAACAAGCATACCAAATATAGTTATTACAGAGTCAATATTTCCCTCGCCAGATAAAATTAATTGTCTCATAGGACAACCACCTAATAATACAGAACCCCATTCTGCTAATACCATACCTAAAAAATTCCATAAACCATCTGTATGGGCTACTGGCTGATCAGTAAATCCAGGAGTGAAGAATCCAAAAGTTAAATTCCCTATAAAAGCAGCTACTAGCATAGCTAAAAATCCTAATAAAAAATAATAATCTTTAAACAATATTAAATCTCTAAATCCACTAACCATACACAATCTAGTTTTTTGACATATAACTCCAACAGCTAGCCCTATTGTTAAAGCTATAAAAGCTGGAGCATGCTGAGAACCAGGACCTTCTTTTGAGAATAATAATAAAGCAGAAGATGATATTAGCATAATGAATAATACAATAT
Encoded here:
- a CDS encoding MATE family efflux transporter, translating into MESQQALKEDKIGRLLLKYSVPAILAMMVTSLYNTVDRAFIGSIKDVGALAISGLGVTMPLFTILGAFCVGIAIGGSTNISIKLGEGNKEEAERILGNTFALEIVVAIAIMIIGAFFLDDILYIFGASIDTIKYARDYMSVIFFGTWFNLPGFALNSAIRAEGRPKLAATMMIISCILNLILDPIFIFGFDMGIKGAAIGTIMCQLLVFIWSTYYFTLGKSNLKLKIKNIRLEKRLLKAIILIALTPFFMELASGSIHLVTNRVLKIYGGDLAIGAMTTITSIYLIFLMPVFGLSQGMQTIIAYNYGAKQYGRTKKALLIAMLVGTIILTFGFIFIRLFPELFISIFTNDSKLTELAMNGVNIYTFTLPTIGISILGAVYFQSIGSAKISMFLSLLRQVIILIPVILVVPRIYGLNGVWASQPIADVSTMIIVGIFLLREFKKVNKF
- a CDS encoding MATE family efflux transporter; protein product: MSVFVKEKSFYKDVLKISIPIAMQGLINVGVSMTDTMMLGSFGEITLSAASLANQFCFIFLIINFGLGGGAGVLSGQFWGKKDINSINKVLSILIRASIAFAIIFLSLSQFMPDKIMSIYTSELPVADQGVMYLKIISLSFIFQGISTTVNILFRTVGSVKVALFASLTSFGFNIFLNWVLIFGKLGAPELGIQGAAIATLIARIIEFTVVVTYLFKIDKKLNFKLKYLLTLDKELLKSYIKIGGPVLVSDLILALGLNMVSVIMGRMGSDMVAANSISAVVLQFTNVFLMGVSNASGVITGNTIGKGDYESAYKRAVTFLAMAIILGGCSGVVIFSLKYIVIDFYNISDYTKSIAYQLMNSTSVLVVFMSVATLLTKGVLRAGGDTKFLMIADVLFLWIISIPLGYVAGIVLELPPGIVLIVLKSDEILKGIWCVFRLFSKKWIRDIDYKEKDNKNLEACVNN
- a CDS encoding 4Fe-4S dicluster domain-containing protein, coding for MNRVDERDTMFARSNYEKGSEAYVDYYSRNPEKKDIDDSIRTRPYLCSEESMTYNPTNSPMALSAFEFLSDIKHLCENKPKPEKVKVNKKIITKKIKGFAKQYGAKLVGITELKDYHYYTHRGRHEENYGEEITNHHKYGIVFAVEMDKDMINRGPMIAEVIETSKCYVDASIVGMVLSYYIRNLGYEARNHMDSNYLLMPVRVAKDAGLGQIGRNTILTTKDYGSRIRLGVVTTDLELDVDEQIDFGLDDFCKLCNKCAHFCPSQSLSNKPDKDSWVIEQESCYIKWLYMGTDCGMCISVCPFAQELETIKEVNTFKDNQELIKKALDEYKEKFGKRPFVPGNPDWLR
- a CDS encoding putative Se/S carrier-like protein codes for the protein MSKYKKFTHSCAIKFSRFLTKSGMENESSPVPRNLSSNCGIGVSFSYTDDINKLYIKDIEKIYFIDCNEYSLYKDFDD
- the yedE gene encoding YedE family putative selenium transporter produces the protein MKEKRNIIIGGAIIRIISVLSVLYGNPKNMGICVACFIRDIADSLGLHRTEIVQYIRPEIIGMVLCSFILALGSREFKSRGGSSPFIRFYLGFIVIIGALMFLGCPTRMVLRLAGGDLNALFGIGGFVVGILIGIVCLRKGFSLKRSYKQTKLEGFLFPAINIVLFIMLISSSALLLFSKEGPGSQHAPAFIALTIGLAVGVICQKTRLCMVSGFRDLILFKDYYFLLGFLAMLVAAFIGNLTFGFFTPGFTDQPVAHTDGLWNFLGMVLAEWGSVLLGGCPMRQLILSGEGNIDSVITIFGMLVGAAFCHNFQLASSSKGPTSNSQIAVIVCFFILGIISYYSCKADKDIKNKLKVDVSIG